In one window of Duganella dendranthematis DNA:
- a CDS encoding TonB-dependent receptor: protein MQQFKRTPLAAALLSVLAGVPAWAQQQPADSTGEGTTVVVSGIRQSVRKAEDIKRTADQVVDSINAEDIGKFPDRSVGEALQRIPGVQVSRTASEVNSVLIRGLPDLATTINGNEIFTGDGRRLSYQDLRIEGVAGLDVFKSATPNQQEGGIAGLMDVRLRKPFDFKGLSASGFADGVNVHPRGTSAKSYTDPSLGGLISNRWKTEHGDVGALLDGTYVKDRFVNPVQWLAEPGGAGLWQVRADGTAYRDDPSNPNLAAEKAKGGATTAAVMPFPGGVYNSGERERQQLHGALQWKPNDKLELDSQMIYMGYRSRSAEDYLFGVARDGFAATNVVLAPDGDYCNTSRGHACPIASADVLAAADGNTPYTASSTQAHQQKTDTAYGSFGAKYKDGPWQASTDLAFTYSKFTDDRIIVDQSVPNASLHVVGLDASGHGGFSGSTPGHPDALSDPNQYVLRGFFQSWNESSGRQVQWRNDVSYRLGEGFISKLSGGLRLSSRDAEYHGAEGGVDTPGGARPVPVSVFGPGFNSVVPGVERLGGAFATPSTDFLLDNRDQVRKYYGLAAGRLPDDPNRLFKQTEKTYTGYGMANYGFDVGSVGVSGLAGVRVSRVQRDLSGNSRIGDTISNIDLSTSHTDVLPSISAKVDWASDWMSHIGWGKTVTRPDFASLNPALSLTPPSINRPGYGTAGNPTLKPVESKSFDITLERYFDNNGYASVAYFDRRIDGYLQPFSQVESINGLDYTVTRPQNAGKGKLHGYELSAQKFLDFLPGVLSGLGVQANYTWITGTTESANTLNGSDYTVTPLTNVAKKNANVALIYEKFGLSGRLAYSRRDSYVESLNNGGIQLPATNVVRPRTQVDLSIGYEINPHLSLQFNAWNLTHAAYESYSGYQQFARDIRYDPAVYSLGLRFKL, encoded by the coding sequence ATGCAACAGTTCAAAAGAACGCCGCTCGCCGCGGCGTTGCTGAGTGTATTGGCAGGCGTACCGGCATGGGCGCAGCAGCAGCCGGCCGACAGCACCGGCGAGGGCACCACCGTGGTGGTGTCGGGCATCCGCCAGAGCGTACGCAAGGCCGAAGACATCAAGCGCACCGCCGACCAGGTGGTCGATTCCATCAACGCCGAGGACATCGGCAAATTCCCCGACCGCTCGGTGGGCGAGGCGCTGCAGCGCATTCCCGGCGTACAGGTCAGCCGTACCGCCAGCGAAGTAAACAGCGTACTGATACGCGGCCTGCCGGATCTGGCCACCACCATCAACGGCAACGAAATCTTCACCGGCGACGGCCGCCGCCTGTCTTATCAGGATCTGCGCATCGAGGGCGTGGCCGGGCTGGACGTCTTCAAGTCGGCCACGCCCAACCAGCAGGAGGGCGGCATCGCTGGCCTGATGGACGTGCGGCTGCGCAAACCGTTCGACTTCAAGGGCCTGAGCGCGTCCGGTTTCGCCGACGGCGTCAATGTTCACCCGCGCGGCACCAGCGCCAAGTCGTACACCGATCCCTCGTTGGGTGGCCTGATCTCCAACCGCTGGAAGACCGAGCATGGCGACGTCGGCGCACTGCTGGACGGCACCTATGTCAAGGATCGCTTCGTCAATCCGGTGCAGTGGCTCGCCGAGCCGGGCGGCGCCGGCCTGTGGCAGGTGCGCGCCGATGGCACGGCCTATCGCGACGACCCGAGCAATCCGAACCTGGCGGCCGAAAAGGCCAAGGGCGGCGCCACCACGGCGGCGGTGATGCCGTTCCCGGGCGGCGTGTACAACTCCGGCGAGCGCGAACGCCAGCAGCTGCACGGCGCGCTGCAATGGAAGCCGAACGACAAGCTGGAACTGGACAGCCAGATGATCTACATGGGCTACCGCAGCCGCAGCGCGGAAGACTACCTGTTCGGCGTGGCGCGCGACGGCTTTGCCGCCACCAATGTGGTGCTGGCGCCGGACGGCGACTACTGCAACACCAGCCGTGGCCACGCCTGCCCGATCGCTTCGGCCGACGTGCTGGCCGCCGCTGATGGCAACACGCCGTACACAGCGTCCAGCACCCAGGCGCACCAGCAGAAGACCGATACCGCCTATGGCAGCTTCGGCGCCAAATACAAGGATGGTCCATGGCAGGCCAGCACCGACCTGGCGTTCACCTACTCCAAGTTCACCGATGACCGCATCATCGTCGACCAGAGCGTGCCGAATGCGAGCTTGCACGTGGTCGGCCTGGACGCCAGCGGCCACGGTGGCTTCTCCGGTTCCACGCCGGGCCATCCGGATGCCCTGAGCGATCCGAATCAATATGTGCTGCGCGGCTTCTTCCAGTCGTGGAACGAGAGCAGCGGCCGCCAGGTCCAATGGCGCAATGATGTCAGCTATCGCCTCGGCGAAGGCTTCATCAGCAAGCTGTCGGGCGGATTGCGCCTGTCGTCGCGCGACGCCGAGTACCACGGCGCCGAAGGCGGTGTCGATACGCCGGGCGGTGCGCGTCCGGTGCCGGTCAGCGTATTCGGGCCGGGGTTTAATTCGGTGGTGCCGGGCGTGGAGCGTCTGGGCGGCGCCTTCGCGACGCCGTCGACCGACTTCCTGCTGGATAACCGCGACCAGGTACGCAAGTACTACGGCCTGGCGGCGGGCCGCCTGCCGGACGATCCCAACCGCCTGTTCAAGCAGACCGAGAAAACCTACACCGGCTATGGCATGGCCAACTACGGTTTCGATGTCGGCTCGGTCGGCGTTTCTGGTCTGGCCGGCGTGCGCGTGAGCCGTGTCCAGCGCGATTTGAGCGGCAACAGCCGCATCGGCGACACCATCAGCAATATCGATCTGAGCACCTCGCACACCGACGTCCTGCCGAGCATCAGCGCCAAGGTGGACTGGGCCAGCGACTGGATGTCGCACATCGGCTGGGGCAAGACCGTGACCCGTCCGGATTTCGCTTCGCTGAATCCCGCGCTGTCGCTGACGCCACCGTCGATCAACCGCCCGGGCTACGGTACCGCCGGTAATCCGACTCTGAAGCCGGTCGAATCGAAGTCCTTCGACATCACGCTGGAGCGCTACTTCGACAACAACGGCTATGCATCGGTCGCGTACTTCGACCGCCGCATCGATGGCTACCTGCAGCCGTTCTCGCAGGTGGAGAGCATCAACGGCCTCGATTACACCGTGACCCGGCCGCAAAATGCCGGCAAGGGCAAGCTGCATGGTTACGAGCTGTCGGCGCAGAAGTTCCTCGACTTCCTGCCGGGCGTGCTGTCGGGACTGGGCGTACAGGCCAACTACACGTGGATCACCGGCACCACGGAAAGCGCCAATACCCTCAATGGCAGCGACTACACGGTGACGCCGTTGACCAATGTCGCCAAGAAGAACGCCAACGTGGCGCTGATCTACGAGAAGTTTGGACTGAGTGGCCGCCTGGCCTATTCCCGCCGAGACAGCTATGTCGAGTCGCTGAACAATGGCGGCATCCAGCTGCCGGCGACCAATGTGGTGCGTCCGCGGACCCAGGTCGATCTGTCGATCGGGTACGAAATCAACCCACACCTGTCTTTGCAATTCAACGCCTGGAACCTGACGCACGCCGCCTATGAAAGCTATAGCGGCTACCAACAGTTCGCACGCGATATCCGTTACGACCCGGCCGTCTACTCGCTTGGCTTGCGCTTCAAGCTGTAA
- a CDS encoding ArsR/SmtB family transcription factor — protein sequence MDANRALLVEGDAVLPLVKALSSETRQAMLALLTHKVLNLSELAATMNLPHSTVSFNVNQLEAVGLVVVETEPGTRGIQKLCSKRYDEVRIRLPGAAVEAEQNTVTISMPIGSYRSVEASPTCGLVSETKIIGMLDDPRSFFEPEHVNAQLLWFGAGHVEYAFPNNVPYGAVTTDLSLSMELCSEAPNYNPEWPSDITLWINDVEVGTWTSPGDFGGKPALLTPAWWQIEGTTYGVLKQWSVSERGAMIDGVSLSATTIADLNLAQANHIRVRIGVKDDARNKGGLNLFGRKFGNYPQDIVMRMGFEFPAGAAVPIAGTI from the coding sequence ATGGACGCGAATCGGGCACTACTGGTGGAGGGGGATGCGGTGCTGCCGCTGGTGAAGGCGCTGTCGTCGGAAACGCGGCAGGCGATGCTGGCGCTGTTGACGCACAAGGTGCTCAATCTGTCGGAGCTGGCCGCGACCATGAACCTGCCGCATTCCACCGTCAGCTTCAACGTCAACCAGCTGGAGGCGGTGGGCCTGGTGGTGGTGGAGACCGAGCCGGGCACGCGCGGCATCCAGAAACTGTGCTCAAAGCGCTACGACGAAGTCCGTATCCGCCTGCCCGGTGCGGCGGTGGAGGCGGAGCAGAATACGGTCACCATCAGCATGCCGATCGGCAGCTATCGCAGCGTCGAGGCCAGCCCGACCTGCGGCCTGGTGAGCGAGACCAAAATCATCGGCATGCTCGACGATCCACGCTCGTTCTTCGAGCCGGAGCACGTCAATGCGCAGCTGCTGTGGTTTGGCGCGGGCCATGTGGAATATGCTTTCCCTAATAATGTGCCGTACGGCGCGGTGACCACCGACCTGTCGCTGTCGATGGAGCTGTGTTCGGAAGCGCCCAACTACAATCCGGAGTGGCCGTCCGACATCACGCTGTGGATCAACGACGTGGAAGTGGGTACCTGGACCTCGCCCGGCGATTTCGGCGGCAAGCCGGCGCTGCTGACGCCGGCGTGGTGGCAGATCGAAGGGACGACTTACGGCGTGCTGAAACAATGGAGCGTCAGCGAGCGCGGTGCGATGATCGATGGCGTGTCGCTGAGTGCGACCACGATCGCCGACCTGAATCTGGCGCAGGCCAACCACATCCGCGTCCGCATCGGTGTCAAGGACGACGCCCGCAACAAGGGCGGGCTGAATCTGTTTGGCCGAAAATTCGGCAACTATCCGCAGGATATCGTCATGCGCATGGGCTTCGAGTTTCCCGCAGGCGCAGCCGTGCCTATCGCCGGCACGATCTGA
- a CDS encoding sialidase family protein gives MTHRTGIFAAAALCAGLILSACGGSSVIATTPTSPATTPPVAAGAPRGTLLADIFGTYPRLIRQSHHQNAALNGRLVASISSTENGAPVGGIYASSDDGKSFSRIGVIADPEFKQGQCCGTLYELPVKIGALPAGTLLYSTSVGQERNAPMENRIYQSADGGVTWTYLSLCGKGRIAKNLKDPSGIWEPEFGIAKSGELVCYYSDETLAGHSQILVEVTSRDAVNWSAPQTVVAGDDPNARPGMAIVRQLPSGAYLMTYENCYGGPLDCTVRAKRSTDGINWGAANDPGFRLETASGQFFRHAPTFAWTPVAGQPNGMLIAIGQILFDKNGAVDAGNGKTMFTNTSADGSGPWKAVAAPLAIPSPPSATNWCQNYSTPLLPSADGKTLTILQSDGGADTSCRTRFGSAALAP, from the coding sequence ATGACCCACCGTACCGGCATTTTTGCCGCTGCCGCGCTATGCGCGGGACTGATCTTGAGCGCCTGTGGCGGCAGCAGCGTCATCGCCACAACCCCGACTTCACCAGCCACCACACCGCCAGTCGCTGCCGGCGCGCCACGCGGCACGCTGCTGGCCGACATTTTCGGCACCTATCCGCGCCTGATCCGCCAAAGCCACCACCAGAACGCCGCGCTGAACGGCCGCCTGGTGGCCAGCATCTCGTCCACCGAAAACGGCGCGCCGGTCGGCGGCATCTACGCCAGTAGCGACGACGGCAAGAGCTTCAGCCGCATCGGCGTCATCGCCGATCCGGAATTCAAACAGGGCCAGTGCTGCGGCACGCTGTATGAACTGCCGGTGAAGATCGGCGCACTGCCGGCCGGCACCCTGCTCTACTCTACCTCGGTTGGCCAGGAACGCAACGCGCCAATGGAAAACCGCATCTACCAGAGCGCCGACGGCGGCGTCACCTGGACCTACCTGTCCCTGTGCGGCAAGGGCCGCATCGCCAAGAACTTGAAAGACCCGTCGGGCATCTGGGAGCCGGAATTCGGCATCGCAAAGAGCGGCGAACTGGTTTGCTACTACTCGGACGAAACGCTGGCCGGCCATTCGCAGATCCTGGTCGAAGTCACCAGCCGCGACGCCGTCAACTGGAGCGCGCCGCAAACCGTGGTCGCCGGCGACGATCCCAACGCCCGTCCCGGCATGGCCATCGTGCGCCAGCTGCCGTCCGGTGCTTACCTGATGACCTATGAGAACTGCTACGGCGGCCCGCTCGACTGCACGGTGCGCGCCAAGCGTTCCACGGACGGCATCAACTGGGGCGCCGCCAACGATCCCGGTTTCCGCCTGGAGACCGCCAGCGGCCAGTTCTTCCGCCACGCGCCGACCTTCGCCTGGACGCCGGTCGCGGGCCAGCCCAACGGCATGCTGATCGCCATCGGCCAGATCCTGTTCGACAAAAACGGCGCGGTCGATGCCGGCAACGGCAAGACCATGTTCACCAACACCTCCGCCGATGGCAGCGGCCCGTGGAAGGCAGTGGCCGCGCCGCTGGCCATTCCGTCGCCGCCGAGCGCCACCAACTGGTGCCAGAACTATTCCACGCCGCTGCTGCCTTCGGCCGACGGCAAGACGCTGACCATCCTGCAAAGCGATGGCGGCGCCGATACCAGTTGCCGCACCCGCTTCGGCAGCGCGGCCCTGGCGCCCTGA
- a CDS encoding 1,4-beta-xylanase, producing the protein MTTANATPAIPQAPTWSAQRAHAWYAGQPRILGANFLPASAINQLEMWQAETFDVERIDLELGWAASLGMNTMRVFLHDLVWAQDAASFKQRIDTYLDISTKHGIRTMLVLFDSCWDPRPALGTQRAPMPGIHNSGWVQSPGAAQLADPASYPALRAYVEDIVTSFGNDERVWCWDLWNEPDNQGGGMGYYQQFEAKDKIALVAQLLPQVFGWAQACAPTQPLTSGIWLGEDWSPTSAILNDVQKAQLALSDIVTFHDYSWPEKFLARVRQLQAYGRPLVCTEYMARGMGSTFDTILPIARAENVGMINWGFVVGKSQTNMPWDSWKNPYTFAPPSVWFHDVLHTDGKPYRTRETELLRQHVNAV; encoded by the coding sequence ATGACTACTGCAAACGCCACGCCCGCCATTCCGCAAGCGCCAACGTGGAGTGCCCAGCGCGCGCATGCCTGGTATGCGGGACAGCCGCGCATCCTCGGCGCCAACTTCCTGCCGGCCAGCGCCATCAACCAATTGGAGATGTGGCAGGCCGAGACCTTTGACGTCGAACGCATCGACCTTGAACTGGGCTGGGCCGCCTCGCTCGGCATGAACACCATGCGCGTGTTCCTGCACGACCTGGTGTGGGCGCAGGATGCCGCCAGCTTCAAGCAGCGCATCGACACCTATCTCGACATCTCCACCAAACATGGCATCCGCACCATGCTGGTATTATTCGATTCGTGCTGGGATCCGCGTCCCGCCCTGGGTACGCAGCGCGCGCCCATGCCCGGCATCCACAACTCGGGCTGGGTGCAGAGCCCCGGCGCGGCGCAACTGGCCGATCCGGCCAGCTACCCGGCGCTGCGTGCCTATGTCGAAGATATCGTGACCAGCTTCGGCAACGACGAACGCGTGTGGTGCTGGGACCTGTGGAATGAACCGGACAACCAGGGCGGTGGCATGGGTTATTACCAGCAGTTCGAAGCAAAGGACAAGATCGCACTGGTGGCGCAGCTGCTGCCGCAGGTGTTTGGCTGGGCCCAGGCCTGCGCGCCGACCCAGCCGCTCACCAGCGGCATCTGGCTGGGCGAAGACTGGTCGCCGACGTCGGCCATCCTGAACGATGTGCAGAAGGCGCAGTTGGCGCTGTCGGACATCGTCACCTTCCACGACTACAGCTGGCCGGAGAAATTCCTGGCCCGCGTGCGCCAGCTGCAAGCCTACGGCCGTCCGCTGGTGTGCACCGAATACATGGCGCGCGGCATGGGCTCGACCTTCGATACCATCCTGCCGATTGCCCGCGCCGAGAACGTCGGCATGATCAACTGGGGCTTCGTGGTTGGCAAGAGCCAGACCAATATGCCGTGGGACTCGTGGAAGAATCCCTACACCTTCGCGCCGCCGTCGGTCTGGTTCCACGACGTGCTGCACACCGACGGCAAGCCGTATCGCACGCGTGAGACCGAGCTGCTGCGGCAGCACGTCAATGCCGTATGA
- a CDS encoding ABC transporter ATP-binding protein, whose product MKMTHELGGIEWRDVSKRYGEHTVIPNFNLSIAAGEFIALLGPSGCGKSTLLRMLAGLEPVSSGRIDIGGRDVTDLAPGQRGIAMVFQQYALYPHMTVRDNMAFGLRNVRMDEAEIDRRVTAAAQMLELQALLERKPVQLSGGQRQRVAIGRAVVKEPLAFLFDEPLSNLDAALRTRTRLELARLHKRLGATMLFVTHDQVEAMTLANRIAVMNQGRIEQFAAPMALYERPATRFVAGFVGSPSMNFLPVRRAADQDGYCAVTLANGQAVRTAVPGAAPPAGDAMELGLRPDALTPAADGQLQGVVEVIERLGDRTLLHVQLADGLLVVADAPPRAAEPAIGSTLHLRMDLQRAHLFDAAGAAHHPA is encoded by the coding sequence ATGAAGATGACGCACGAACTGGGTGGCATCGAGTGGCGTGACGTCAGCAAGCGCTATGGCGAGCATACGGTGATCCCGAACTTCAATTTGTCGATCGCAGCCGGTGAGTTCATCGCGCTACTGGGGCCTTCGGGCTGCGGCAAGTCGACCCTGCTGCGCATGCTGGCGGGGCTGGAGCCGGTATCGAGCGGCCGCATCGACATCGGTGGCCGCGACGTCACCGACCTGGCGCCGGGGCAGCGCGGCATCGCCATGGTATTCCAGCAGTACGCGCTGTATCCGCACATGACGGTGCGCGACAACATGGCCTTCGGCCTGCGCAACGTTCGCATGGACGAAGCGGAGATCGACCGTCGCGTGACCGCTGCGGCGCAGATGCTGGAATTGCAAGCGCTGTTGGAACGCAAGCCGGTGCAGTTGTCGGGCGGTCAGCGCCAGCGCGTGGCGATCGGCCGCGCGGTGGTCAAGGAGCCGCTGGCCTTCCTGTTCGACGAGCCCTTGTCCAATCTGGATGCGGCGCTGCGCACGCGTACCCGCCTTGAGCTGGCGCGCCTGCACAAGCGTCTTGGCGCGACCATGCTGTTCGTCACCCACGACCAGGTCGAGGCGATGACGCTGGCGAACCGCATCGCCGTGATGAACCAGGGCCGCATCGAGCAGTTTGCCGCGCCGATGGCATTGTACGAGCGGCCGGCCACGCGCTTTGTGGCCGGCTTTGTCGGCAGTCCGTCGATGAACTTCCTGCCGGTGCGACGCGCCGCCGATCAGGATGGCTATTGCGCCGTCACGCTGGCCAATGGCCAGGCCGTGCGCACCGCCGTTCCTGGCGCCGCGCCGCCCGCCGGCGACGCGATGGAACTCGGCCTGCGCCCGGATGCACTGACGCCAGCAGCCGACGGCCAGCTGCAAGGCGTGGTCGAAGTCATCGAGCGTCTTGGCGACCGCACCTTGCTGCATGTGCAGCTGGCCGACGGCCTGCTGGTGGTCGCCGACGCGCCGCCCCGCGCCGCCGAACCGGCGATCGGCTCCACCCTCCACCTGCGCATGGACCTGCAACGCGCCCACCTGTTCGACGCGGCCGGCGCCGCGCACCATCCAGCATGA
- a CDS encoding carbohydrate ABC transporter permease, producing MMRDLPSSVQAKPRLGTSTGWIGLLFIAPFLLCYLALLVWPLLNGFWLSFHAIDLLSNMGRWVGVTNFIDLLQDEMFVRSALNSLLFAALCTPVMVITGLALALALNRPGRTTAILRGIFFGAGVLSVTIVTLIWRLVLLPERGLLANAMHGMGMAAVAPLNHEWLALPAVALATVWWGIGMPMMLFLASLQQIPHDVYEAAALDNTSRWRSFRHITLPAIRHGVILVAVTQMIAQLQVFGQVQLLTQGGPNNSTRSLVMFVYEAMFEQWQLGYAAAGAQALFLLMLAGMSLQGWLERRAGKAQA from the coding sequence ATGATGCGCGACCTGCCCTCCTCCGTGCAGGCCAAGCCGCGCCTCGGGACTAGCACCGGCTGGATCGGACTGCTGTTCATCGCGCCTTTCCTGCTGTGCTATCTGGCGCTGCTGGTCTGGCCTTTGCTGAACGGCTTCTGGCTCAGCTTCCACGCCATCGACCTGCTGTCCAATATGGGCCGCTGGGTCGGCGTCACCAACTTCATCGACTTGCTACAGGACGAGATGTTTGTGCGTTCCGCCCTCAACAGCCTGCTGTTCGCCGCCCTGTGCACGCCGGTCATGGTCATCACCGGCCTGGCGCTGGCGCTGGCATTGAACCGGCCCGGCCGCACCACCGCCATTTTGCGCGGCATTTTCTTTGGCGCCGGCGTGCTGTCGGTCACCATCGTCACGCTGATCTGGCGCCTGGTGCTGCTGCCGGAACGCGGCCTGCTGGCCAACGCCATGCACGGCATGGGCATGGCCGCCGTGGCGCCGCTGAACCACGAATGGCTGGCATTGCCCGCCGTGGCGCTGGCCACCGTCTGGTGGGGCATCGGCATGCCGATGATGCTGTTCCTCGCGTCGCTGCAGCAGATCCCGCACGACGTCTACGAGGCGGCCGCGCTGGACAACACCAGCCGCTGGCGCAGCTTCCGCCATATCACGCTGCCGGCCATCCGCCACGGCGTGATCCTGGTGGCCGTTACCCAGATGATCGCGCAGTTGCAGGTGTTCGGCCAGGTGCAGTTGCTGACACAGGGCGGCCCTAATAACAGCACCCGCTCGCTGGTGATGTTCGTCTACGAAGCCATGTTCGAACAATGGCAACTCGGCTACGCCGCCGCTGGCGCGCAAGCGCTGTTCCTGCTGATGCTGGCCGGGATGTCGCTGCAAGGCTGGCTCGAACGCCGCGCCGGAAAGGCCCAAGCATGA
- a CDS encoding carbohydrate ABC transporter permease — MNPNLTNRWGNRVILGVTIAAAIVWVAPLLWVLLLSFKPNELLAQRTDILLAPPYTLKNYSDILGTSLVFRWIANSCVVAFGQTMLVLLLSSLAGYGFARTEFPGKTWLYRFVLAGLAVPQTAVVIPLHRMFADLGLHNSYAGLILPGLAAPFGVFLMTQYFKAIPRDLEEAALLDNASRWTVFTRVILPLSLPVQATLGIVTFLSAWNDYLWPLISATQSDHYTLTLGLASTQTNFAQSEGLGFLMAQAVFAAAPVLVLYAYFQQYIVAAVAGTKVR, encoded by the coding sequence ATGAATCCCAACCTGACCAACCGCTGGGGCAACCGCGTCATCCTCGGCGTCACCATCGCCGCCGCCATCGTCTGGGTGGCGCCGCTGCTGTGGGTACTGCTGCTGTCATTTAAACCGAACGAGCTGCTGGCGCAACGCACCGACATCCTGCTCGCGCCACCCTACACGCTGAAGAACTACAGCGACATCCTCGGCACCTCGCTAGTGTTCCGCTGGATCGCCAACTCCTGCGTGGTGGCGTTCGGCCAGACCATGCTGGTGCTGCTGCTGTCGTCCCTGGCCGGCTATGGCTTCGCCCGCACCGAGTTCCCCGGCAAGACCTGGCTGTACCGCTTTGTGCTGGCCGGCCTGGCCGTGCCGCAGACCGCCGTGGTAATTCCGCTGCACCGCATGTTCGCCGACCTTGGCCTGCACAACAGCTACGCGGGCCTGATCCTGCCCGGTCTGGCGGCGCCGTTCGGCGTGTTCCTGATGACGCAATACTTCAAGGCCATCCCGCGTGACCTGGAAGAAGCGGCGCTGCTGGACAACGCCTCGCGCTGGACCGTGTTCACCCGCGTGATCCTGCCGCTGTCGCTGCCGGTGCAAGCCACGCTGGGCATCGTCACCTTCCTCAGCGCGTGGAACGACTATCTGTGGCCGCTGATTTCCGCCACCCAGTCGGACCACTATACGCTGACGCTGGGACTGGCCTCGACCCAAACCAACTTCGCGCAATCCGAAGGACTGGGCTTCCTGATGGCGCAAGCTGTGTTTGCGGCAGCGCCGGTGCTGGTGCTGTATGCCTACTTCCAACAATACATCGTTGCCGCAGTTGCCGGCACCAAGGTACGGTAA
- a CDS encoding extracellular solute-binding protein, translating into MRLIKPGVALALLLAAAAPAWAAPVEISFARFFGSCEADYGNLTDPAKATGECGIITALTNKFNAEHRGQIVVRTQVVEHASYYSQLGARIVGRDVPAVAILHSSALNDFVKRGLIAPLDDEFRQVGIDSADFTPQAETAVTIDSRHYALPFDTHSWLWHFNLNLMRKAGLVKDGKPVLPHSPQQLLAQARQFKQATGKPYFIWLTANDPAFFARTLLSMIGQQNGSLFPKYYFHIDLHSPAVRDTVQLLKTMYEEGLTSRGMDYSVALQGFAAGEGAVMINGTWIIGDLLRQSKQADSATYQGYTATPFPQLYGASAMWADNHIMVMLKSGTADARSRAAALSFLKFLYDEGGVWARTGQLPTRRSVIDSAAFRQLPLRSGIATIARDGVALPIEVARQAIITKTLGDALISIVVYGADVAQTLTRTETSINRMLERDAQFQGNVATAR; encoded by the coding sequence ATGAGACTCATCAAACCAGGCGTGGCGCTGGCCCTGCTGCTGGCCGCTGCGGCGCCGGCATGGGCCGCGCCGGTAGAAATTTCATTCGCACGCTTCTTCGGTTCCTGCGAAGCGGACTACGGCAACCTCACCGATCCCGCCAAAGCCACCGGCGAATGCGGCATCATCACCGCGCTGACCAACAAGTTCAACGCCGAGCATCGCGGCCAGATCGTGGTGCGCACGCAGGTGGTGGAACATGCTTCGTACTACAGCCAGCTCGGTGCGCGCATCGTCGGCCGCGATGTGCCGGCGGTGGCCATCCTGCACAGCTCCGCGCTGAACGACTTCGTCAAACGCGGCCTGATCGCGCCGCTGGACGACGAGTTTCGCCAGGTGGGCATCGATAGCGCCGACTTCACGCCGCAGGCCGAAACAGCGGTGACCATCGACAGCCGGCACTACGCCCTGCCGTTCGACACCCACTCCTGGCTATGGCATTTCAACCTGAACCTGATGCGCAAGGCAGGACTGGTCAAGGATGGGAAGCCGGTGCTGCCACATTCGCCGCAACAGCTGCTGGCGCAGGCGCGCCAGTTCAAGCAGGCCACCGGCAAGCCCTACTTCATCTGGCTGACCGCCAATGATCCGGCCTTCTTCGCGCGCACGCTGCTATCCATGATCGGCCAGCAAAACGGCTCGCTGTTCCCCAAGTACTACTTCCACATCGACCTGCACAGCCCCGCGGTGCGCGACACGGTGCAGCTGCTGAAGACCATGTACGAGGAAGGCCTGACCTCGCGCGGCATGGACTACAGCGTTGCGCTGCAAGGCTTTGCCGCTGGCGAAGGCGCCGTCATGATCAACGGCACCTGGATCATCGGCGACCTGCTACGCCAGTCGAAGCAGGCCGACAGCGCCACCTACCAGGGCTACACCGCCACGCCGTTCCCACAGCTGTACGGCGCCAGCGCCATGTGGGCCGACAATCACATCATGGTGATGCTGAAAAGCGGCACGGCCGATGCTCGCAGCCGCGCGGCGGCGCTGTCCTTCCTCAAGTTCCTGTACGACGAAGGCGGCGTGTGGGCACGCACCGGGCAGTTGCCGACGCGGCGTTCCGTGATCGATTCGGCGGCGTTTCGCCAGCTGCCGTTGCGCAGCGGGATCGCAACCATCGCGCGCGATGGCGTGGCGCTGCCGATTGAAGTGGCGCGTCAGGCCATCATCACCAAAACGCTGGGCGATGCGCTGATCAGCATCGTGGTGTATGGCGCCGATGTGGCGCAAACGCTGACGCGCACCGAAACCAGCATCAACCGCATGCTGGAACGCGACGCCCAGTTTCAGGGGAATGTAGCCACGGCGCGCTGA